The segment TCTTGAGCACGCGGATGGTGATCTGATTTGGGCCCGGCTTGAGCGTGCCCTCGGGAATTCGGTAAACGCGTGGGTTCTCCACCCACGAACTCGCGCCGACCTGTCGGCCATTGATGAACGCGGTGTCCATCCGTTCGACGACGCCGAGCCGAATCATCGCCATGCCGGCCGGCAGCGGATCAGGCAGCTCGATCGTGCGACGGAAATAGACCACCGCGGGCGTCTCGGGCACGCCCAGTTCGCGGAACCCGCCGGGAACAGTCACCGGCTTCCAGTCCGTCTCGTCGAACCCGGGCTGTGCCCAGGCGTTGTCCTTCTGGCCCGGATCATACTCGTCATACCAATGGGTGACGAAGTTGCCGTATTCCGGTGCGTGGTTCGCCCGCAGACGGGCCAGTTCATCGAGGTTCTGATCGAAGTCTTTTAGCGGCCGCAATGCTTCCGCACTGGTCCAGCTTTCCGCCGGCGTGCCGCCGACGGCGTCCTGCACGAGTCCGATCGGCACGTCCACGTCCTGCCGCAGCCGGCGCGCGAAGAAGTAGCCGACGGCGGAGAGCCCGCCCCAGCGCTGAGCCGCGGTCTCCGGCGAGCAAACCTTCCAGGAACCCTGCACGGTCGACGCGGGCGCGTAGGCGATTTGGGGGCGCACGATGAAGAATCGGATTTGCGGGTGGTCTGCCGCCTTGACCTCGTCGTTCCCGTTCCGCGCGTCGACGAGTGCCATCTCCATGTTCGATTGGCCGCCGCATAACCAGACGTCGCCGACCAGCACGTCGCGCAACTCGACGCGCTGAGGCCCGTCGATCACGATCGTATAAGGTCCGCCGACAGGCGGCGGCTCGATCGCGACGGACCAGCGCCCGTCTTGCTGCGCCACCGACCGAGCCGTGTGGTCGCCGACGGTCACGCGGACTTCAGCGCCCGGTTTGGTCCAGCCCCAGAGGGTGTTGGGCTTGCCGCGCTGCAGCACCATGGCGTCGCCGAAGATCGGACTGACGAACGGCAACGGAGCCTGGTCCGCTGCGCGGAGAACGCCCGACGCGAGCACGCCGCACGCGAAAAAGGCAAACAGGGACCGGCGAAACGCCGCGAAGAGAATTCCGGATTTCATGAAAGGGTTGATCGTATTCATCGGGTTGCGCCGGTTGCTGACGGACTGGGTTTGCCGGCGAGCAACTGGAACAGTTCAGGATCATGCTCCTCCAGTCCCGTGATGCTATAGAGGTGATTGGCCGAGATCCATGGCAACCAGAACCGGTGGCCGCTGGTGCCGCGGCCGCCGCCGCCCGGGCCGAGCCGGAAGCCCTCCTGTTGCCAGCCAATCCCCTTCAAATCGTATTGTCGGCCGGGGAGCGCGACCATCGATTTCGTCGCGTGCAGGAGCAGGCGCGCGACGTCGAGGTAGTGCTGGTCTTGCGTGAGCGTGTAGAGCTTCGCATAGGCGGGCGCGGACCAGTCGAGATATTCGTCCGCGCTGCCGGAATG is part of the Opitutus terrae PB90-1 genome and harbors:
- a CDS encoding sialate O-acetylesterase, which encodes MKSGILFAAFRRSLFAFFACGVLASGVLRAADQAPLPFVSPIFGDAMVLQRGKPNTLWGWTKPGAEVRVTVGDHTARSVAQQDGRWSVAIEPPPVGGPYTIVIDGPQRVELRDVLVGDVWLCGGQSNMEMALVDARNGNDEVKAADHPQIRFFIVRPQIAYAPASTVQGSWKVCSPETAAQRWGGLSAVGYFFARRLRQDVDVPIGLVQDAVGGTPAESWTSAEALRPLKDFDQNLDELARLRANHAPEYGNFVTHWYDEYDPGQKDNAWAQPGFDETDWKPVTVPGGFRELGVPETPAVVYFRRTIELPDPLPAGMAMIRLGVVERMDTAFINGRQVGASSWVENPRVYRIPEGTLKPGPNQITIRVLKTKPDGGFMSKPEDLKLVLGDKTEIPLAGAWKAKLAVDARPPHPLPVGYENWPVMPAVLYNGMIAPIAPLALTGALWYQGEANASHAQQYRTLLPAMIADWRRSFGQGDFPFYIVSLAAFMQHKDTPPETDGWAELRGAQDFVAHSVPNSGLAVAIDVGNADNIHPVDKKEVGERLALIALAKHYGKKVPYSGPRLASVERLPNALRLTFTHTDGGLIVKGEQPEEFALCGEDRVWHRAHGKIVDDTVVVSSSEVLNPVAVRYAWQSNPKATLFNGAGLPAIPFETEVGR